TAGCGAGGACGCAATGCCCAGCAGCAACCGCATAGCCCTGCAACCAGAAGCACAGGTGATGTATAATTAACCaaataacctgcatgtctttggactgtgggaggaagctggagcaccccgATGACAGGTAATAACAATAATTCTATAGCGTCTTTCAAAACCAGTTACAATtcctttcacaaaacacaatacCATGAAGTATAGGCATATATGGTGTAAGATGAATGTCGATATAATTTGTGTGAACAGATTAACAAATATTGTACAACATATtcgaaaaatacaaaaaaaagaaaagaaaatattttgcaaatacaaaacaaatctggaaatacacaaattgaaaaaaataattaaatcattGTGCCTAAACTAAGAATTCATTTGTGGATTGaaattcatgtaaaaaaaaaaataataataatcataataataacaattaataaataaataaaaaatcagtgtGGCTTTACTAAAAATTGATTTGTGGATTgagatttacaaaaaaaaaattgattcacAAGTGAAACATGGAGGAAATCGACTGCATATTCAAACAGGAGGCTTCTTAGATCAAACACACTaattaatttcaaaataaaagcttgttttaaatcaatcaataaatcctTATTTCAGCCTCAGGGGGGCAGCAGGGAGTCCGTCGACCTCTGATTTGGTTTCCTCCCAAAGTTTCCTCCAGTTTTACCGCTCAGTCTAAGTGCTCAGTGCTCAGTGTCATCGGGCTGGAGGTTTGGGGAGATTAAAGGAGAAACGAGATCAGCCAATGGACAGCTGCCAactcataacacacacacacacacacacacacacacacacacacacagacacacactacAATGCAGTGGCATTAATACTACGTCTTAATCCTGCGCTGGCTTGTTACataatgtgtttatgttgttgtttagtTAGAGTGAGCTTAAAGAGTCCACACTGTCACTGCAGGTTCAAATCCGCACCGTGACATGTGACAGGctgtctcacacactcacacacacacacacacacacacacacacacacacacacatatacacatatatatatatatatatatgtatatatgtgtgtgtgtgtgtgtgtgtatatatatatatatacacacacacacatatatctgggtatctgatgactggcagtGCATACATGTGGACCTTGTTTGGACCATTCAGCTGACTCCTCAGGACTTGCCTTACTCTCTGGAGGTGGTGGCTATGGTTGACTTCCTTGCAGCCTCTTcatcatttatatatatatttttcattcattcagtcattttccatAACAACTTACCCTGTTGGGCGTCGCcaggggtggagcctatcccagctgacattgggtgaaaggtggggttcaccctggacaggtcaccagactatcacaggactgacacatagagacagacaactatacgatccccccaccctgggttcgaaccaggaaccctcttgctgtgaggttgCTAACCACCATATATGGTGGCATCTCTGTTGCTGTGGTGAACATCAGCTGACTGGTCCCAGTGGGGATAGTTCGTATTTTGCACCTCATCAACCTCTAGTTGTGTAAGCAGTTGCAGTTTGCAGATGTTGGAACACTGGGCGAGGAGTTGTTCCTTTGTTAACTTTGTATCCATGTATCCAACAtcgctccgacatgttctccctgtgtcagcgtgggtttcctccaggtgttccgacatgttctccctgtgtcagcgtgggtttcctccaggtgctccgacatgttctccccgtgtcagcgtgggtttcctccaggtgctcccacatgttctccctgtgtcagcgtgggtttcctccaggtgctctgacatgttctccccgtgtccgcgtgggtttcctccaggtgctgtgacatgttctccccgtgtcagcgtgggtttcctccagctgctctgacatgttcaccctgtgtcagcgtgggtttcctccagctgctctgacatgttctccccgtgtcagtgtgggtttcctccaggtgctctggcttcctcccacagtccaaagacaccaTTTATATCGATGTAAggtcaagttgcgttacatGACAtgtaccagtgtgcatctctcctgcCACACTCTCCACAAAGATCCGCCCACTCACGAGTTGTCCACCAACACTTGtcctttcatttcctttctCTGCATTAAATGTTTAACATATTCCGCTGTGTATTACTTATCTAATTAAAACGATCGTAAAAAGTCAAATAATAACATCTGAAGggattcatgacattttttaagcAGCATGTTAATATTTAAACACGTCACATCAGTAAACATGACAACACATGTCAAGCACACACGTTGAGTTCTACACGTTATGAATCTGTTTTTAAACGTTAAGCTCTAAATATTTTtatcatgatgaaaatattAAGTCAATATATATGAATGTTTCTCACCGTACATGAAGACGACTCCTGCAGCTCACATCCACACTGTCacctccatcacacacacacacacacacacacacacgttgtaGTTAATCCTCTGCACACTGACCCCGCCCCTTTCATCCACGGTCAGTTGAAAACCGTCCATCTCCACGTTCTGATTAAATGTTGGAATAAACGATGTTTAAGAGATTCAAGATTATTTCTGCTTGTTATTATTGAAACTGAAAACAGAGAAGTATTAatgttcactgtgtgtgtgtgtgtgtgtgtgtgtgtgtgtgtgagtgagatcCAGGCCATGTGCAGCAGCTCAGCGCTCAATAATCTGCTCTGGATTTATTTATCATTCCAGCAGAAACACAAATCAGAAACCTGCAGGACTGAAGCTGCTTCAGTCGTACTCAACGCGGCACAAACACCCAgacaacacaagcacacaacTCAGCTTCACTTTAACAACATACACAGACAggacacttgtctttatctggacacattgtccccacaaatacaacatgctaatgttattagcacaagcctatagtATTCTACATTGGAAAAATTAGCCTGGCGACATcgactcaaagtggacatttgtgccaaatttgaagaaattccctcaaggtgatCTTAAAatatcgtgttcatgagaatgagacagataaaagctgaccttgacttttgaccaccaaaaatgtaatcagttaattattgagtccaagtggacatttgtgccaaatttggagaaattccctTAAGCTGCTCTTGAGATATCTTATTTATAAGAATAAGACAAACAAGTtcaccatgacctttgaccactaaattctactCAGTTAATCCTTGattcaaagtggacgtttgtgccaaatttgttttcttgagatatcacattcacaaaaatgacacagatgaaagctgaccttgacctttgaccaccaaaaatgtaatcagtttattcttgagtccaagcggacatttgtgccaaatttgaagaaattccctcaaagtgttcttgagatatcttaAATTTAACTATTTAACGAAGGTGGTCATAATAACCCTGAATACACATGATGTTATTCATCCCTataacaggaaatactttttccctctGCCTCGACATAGAGTCTACGTTGTATTCCAACACCATAGCAGATGCAGACTTCCTGTCTATGTTTGTAAACTGAAACCACGTCCCTCAGTGGAAATATgccataagcttgtgctaataacgttagcatgttgtatttgtttggaaaacaaagacagttgttttgtcagtgaaccttgtgagttgtaatggagccgaaacttgtaacgttacctttgttcaatgctgctgttgtccctggcttcatatgagtggaggaaaagtccgctagcagctaggctaatttatacaatgtaaaataccataggcttgtgctaataacgttagcatgttgtattccACAACAACTCGCCATAGTTTGacgtaaaaaaaatcaaagtttaaACAGCTTGTGAGATTCTGAACTTTACCGGGGCTGAATcggtttttttatatatatacatctagtttggtttttaaaaaattgcagtttgtatttcattttgttttttagacgCTTCAGATTCAGTGTTTATGGGAAAGAGCAAGAGTGGTGACATCATCGCTAAAGTGGTGACATCATTGCTAGAGTGGTGACATCATTGCTAGAGTGCTAGAGTGTGAAGGGGCTGGAAGATCTTAAAAAGTCTGAAACAATTTGCTctcattgggcctcattcacaaacagtgcgtacacacaaatctgtgcttaaactgtgcgtACGGTCGTTTGACGCACAAATccgggattcatcaatattttcttacacgaatttgttcttactctgcgaacaaatttagaacttcctcagaccatgcgtacgcacaaatgagGAAGGCCGAACTGacttaaaaaatgcaaacataccttttaagtacatgcagagtctataaaaccacattcatgaaaaagagatttaattaacattttttaaaataattaatttactaatatattagccaaatggattaaattaccatgaaattgaCACACGTTAACCCTTAtcattgtgacaattaaaacattaacaataacatgaacagaaaaactatcactccatcagcgtgcagatgatctgtaatgccgactgccatatccttaaggctgtggcccgctggccaggaggcacccacgactcatttactttgcaaaacagtacagtggaatgcgtttggaggcaggggctgtgagaagtggatggcttgttggtgagcatcttttgttctagtcttttatttcagttgttttaaattagtattttcagtaagtctctattctgttaatgttaaaatgttatattgtttgggtgaccgggcatatagccttaaaacatggctgatgacaccatacgcaaaccctgaaacccctcaagaggtgcgctataataacatacatgcccacacacgcgCCGTAGAGCGCACTTTTGGCGTGCTTAAGGGCCGTTGGATGTGTTTGGATACGGCCGGTGGCAAACTACTTTATACGCCTGAGAAGGTGTGCAAGATCATCCTGGCATGCTGTGTCCTCCACAGTCTTACAATGACCCATGGCATTCCTGTAAGACCCGGCGCCATCGCTtctaacaaactgtgaaatttactACTTCTCTCCTCGCGTAACCGCTTCCTTCATTCATGAATCAACTCTAGGCAAGCGGTTTCCTTATATGGAGAAATGGAGGCGTGGTagtatgctgattgcagatcGCGGACACGcgcctgtcaatttagaatggTTCTGATTTACTAACATACGCACGGTGGTGGGAACAAAATTGGCCGGTACGCACGTGTCATGAATCCGACGGTGATTTTGTGCAAGTACTTATTTTTTGCAGAGAGTAAGAACATTTCTGCGCagatattagtgaatgaggcccagtgtCACAGTTTTCACTCTACATACAGAATTTATACAAATTTATATCAAAATGGAGGCAAATTGGTGCTGGTCGCAGACATGTGATGATAGCATCACTCACGCTTACACATCCGGCTCAGTGAGCCTCCAGGCGAAGGGAGCGCcaatttttttcctcattcacCCCTATGTAAACTGAGAtgagaaatttctggaaaacagCTGGGGGCACCAGATTTCTAACCTGCGACCATGATCACATCTTTGACActacaaacataaaaaagacatCTATGCGTTCAGGAGAATCTCCTCTCTCTGGTGGTATCACTCATGGTTTTGGCGGGAAAAGGTGTAGTTTGAGAGGTTTTGAATCCatttacacaacaacaacagctgacTCCCTCCTTCACTACTTTAATCTACCATATCCTACCACAGCCTTTACTATGAATACTGGAGTTGATACTTTTGGTTTTATGAATGTTAAATACataatgtaaatacaaaaaattTTATACACACATAGTGCGGGTTTAGACTAAAGTTGAAAGTTATGGTTTTTGAAAGAGATTCGACACACTAACAAAGACGAGTTTCCGTATCAGTGGTACCTCCGGGGGTCTGATGGtccagcacagagcagcagtcCTGCAGCAGCCTCCGGGGAGCCTGGGACACGGTCGACATGGCGACAGCCCCCGGCAGCGACATCCCCCTGGGCAGGCTGGGTATGGTCACACCTCGGGGCATGCTGGGTAAACTGGGCAGACTGGGCATGGTGATGCCTCGGGGTAGACTGGGTGCGTCAATGCCCCGGGGCAGGGAGCCGAGCAAAGCCGGCATGGTGGGGAACCTGGGGAGAGTCCCTGGCATCTCTGCGGGCGACGGATGGTGGGTGGATGTTAAGGTCACGTCGTCCTGACGGAGAGGAGGAAGTGTGAGctgagaggagaagaaggagaagtgaGGGGAGGTGAAACACTCTGCACACATTCCTCCACAGATTAACTCTTTCACCTCAACCCCTCCTCCCAGTGCAGCTCTCATGTACTGTTACTTTATTCTCCGCCTCATACTTTACTACATCTCATTTATCTGAAAACCAAAGATATAATATTCTAAATaaatgagacataaaataataatacaaacatGATTTTGTTTTGAACGCAGGACTTTGACCTGTGGAGGATTTTTAGCGCCACCTAGTTTATTGTCTGGTCACATACGTAGACGACGTGTTTGTTTCATTacgaaacaataaaaacaggaagAGACGAGAATCACGTCCAGTTTTCTCCAATTTAAAGCATGGACTCTTGAGTTATGGCAAAAACATGTTTCGAGAAGTCACAGTGACGTTTGTGCCAGCAGTTTCCTGTTAGCTGTGAGCAGTTacctgttagcagttagctgtgAGCAGTTACCTGTTAGCTTTTAGCAGTTAGCTGGGAGCAGTTACCTGTTAGCTTTAAGCAGTTAGTTGTTAGCAGTTATCTGTTAGCTTTAAGCAGTTAGCTGTTAGTAGTTAACTGTTAGTTGTTAGCAGTTACCTGTTAGCTGGgagccgttagctgttagctttaAGCAGTTAGTTGTTAGCAGTTACCTGTTAGCTTTAAGCAGTTAGCTGTTAGTAGTTACATCTTACCTATATTTAGCTGTTAGCAGGTACCTGTTAGCTGCTGGCAGTTAGCtacctattttttatttttattttaatgtttttcatttgaacGAAGGTGATGTTAAAGGTTGTTCCATGAATGTGAAGCATTGAATTTTTGCTCTTTCAGACGTGAGTTGTAATGAAGGACACCTGTGCTTGCGATGTCAGAGTAGAACACGTACAAATACACAAGTTCACAGCCTCATATTTCCTCTAAAATATGACGTTTAAAGACAGATATTTTGTTACAGTAGCTTTACATACTGAAGTTAAGAGCAGGACCTTAAACACAGTATGTAGTTGAGTAtcacacagacagacggacagacagacggacagatgtCCTACCTGCTCGTCTCCAGCGCTGCTCTCTTGCAGTTGTTTCCctctgacaaacaaacagacaaacaaacagaaggacAGACAGCTGCTTATGTAACATCTGCTGAGCCTGTACTGACCCGGCAGCTCAGATCAATAATCAATACGTGTGATCGACACACAGCTCTGCACTGACACATGGTGGAGATAAAACTTAGTGTGACatcacaggaagtgacagaCCATGGAGGTGTTTTCTACCTGGAGAGAAAGAGTCCTGATACACACTGAGGGTGTCACAGCACAGGACGCAGCGACTCACACAGGGTCGGTCCATGAGGGctgcacagaggaggaaaacaagCGCTCCCTCTGCTGTGTGATGTCGCTCATTACACAGGAACCTGCTGTGAGGTCATCACAGCTCCAACagctgtttacatgttgttgtttactgGTTTGGAACAGAGAGGAGGCGTTTCCTCTGTGTTGGTATAAACCTGCTGAAGCTCCATCATCcgcatcaccatcatcaccatcaccatcatcaccaccatcatcatcaccaccatcatcaccaccatcaccatcatcatcaccaccatcataaATGAGTGTGAATATAAAGGAGCGTACGGCGAGCAGGTGACAGATCAGTTTGACTTTATTTAGACTCATGTGGTCGACCTGACACTCAGCACAGATCAGTACTTAAAGGTTAAAAGTTCAGTCCGTCCACCTCACTGACCCCGCCCACAAACAGTCCCCCTAGCTCCGCCTCCAGCTCCTGCAGGTGGGAGGGGCTGAATGTGTCCACGGCGCCGGCCGTCTCCCCCAGCGTCCTCCACCAGGGCAGCCTGCTGGCCTGTAGCGCCGCATTGTGGGCGTCACGGGCACGGGCGGCGATGGGACCCGAGGGGCTCAGGAAGGAGTCGGCGTCTGTTGGCGTGACGACCGagaggggcggggcatctgtaaaagacagacacagtttatttaAGCTGGAGACGTTTGTGTTtaatgaagaagaaaatgaagtgTTCGCTGTTACGAAGacaacttcctgtgtgtgtgtgtgtgtgtgtgtgtgagacctcggagcagctccagctgtgtgtgtgtgtgagccagcACAGCCTCCAGCCTCTGCTCCTCCCTCCCCGGACgctctcctctctgcagctccgacagcagcagcagctgcacctCCTCGTGGAGGCGCTCACACTCCTGACGGGACACACAGGacgactacacacacacacacacagagcatcaTGGGTAATGTGTCAGACACACAGCCGGTGTGTGTTGAAATGCTGTGGTAGTAAACATTAAGACGTCTTACAGGACGTAGACAGACGTGTTCCTCCACCTGTCTCTTTAGCTCCGCCCTCCGGCTGTCAGTCAAACCGCTCTGACCAATCCAGAAAGACGTGGTGGGCGGGGCCTTTGCTGCTTGCCGTTTCTGTAGAAAGTGACGCACCTGGAACAGAGAGATGACATCAGTCACCTGCagaccaggtgtgtgtgtgtgtgtgtgtgtgtgtgtgtgtgtaccgcTCTCTGCAGCGTCCTGGCGGCCTGCTgccgtctgtgtgtgtctctctgtgtgtcgtTGTTGTAACGCCGTCTCTCTCTGAAGCCTCTCCAAGAGCTCTGGATCAGCACGGCCGCCCGgcgctcacactcctgcaggtAACACTGCACCTggtctgtacacacacacacacacacacacacacacacacacacacacacacacacacacacacagagtcaggtGATGTAAACCTatggaataaaaacagaactgAAGCTGTGTGTGTCCCACAGTTACGGATCAACCTTCAGGTATAAATCAAATCTGCAAGTACAAGTAGTTTCGACTTCCATTTGAAACGTTCCTGTGAAaagccaatcaggatgctgaGATCAAACGCTAAATCAAACCATCAGAGAGCgagaggccaaagaacaacagcAGAAATCTTTtcgccaaaatatatttgtaatatttctctgtaattttctgttcaaatgaatccgggcgAACGTGACGGGCTTTAGGTTCTGGGGTAAAAACCGGCACCTCCCCCACAAcggcgttctgctgactctgattggcttacagtgctgtcaatctcgttttAGTGGGTATAgtgtcattctattggctctaactaattaaacgaggtgtcaatcactcaaatcgaccAATCCGTTGCGGAGATAGAGCCTCCAAtgcacagaagagaaaatctgCTTCACATatagatggtgtgtgtgtgtgtgtgtgtgtgtgtggtcagtttggagtgtgaaatatatgacaaaaacaaaacagacagttgTGTGTACAAGATAGAGACAGTTTAAACGCGGCGACTCTGCGCTGGCCACGAGTATGGACAATAAATGCACTTGTAATACAGAGAAGCCTGCTGCCTCGCGCGCATCAGattcaagctaacgttagaagAAGGGGTGGGGCCCCTACTAAGGGGGTTTCAGAGCTGCGGAGCTGCAGAGGTGCCGTTGCACTGGGAGGTTTAAGATGGTTGTCATTGCAAACAAACGTATTTTCGTTGATTCACAATAGGTGTGCATCAACGAAAATACGTTCGGGGCTAGAGTAAAAAAATGCTTGGTGACGCCACTGCTGAGTAGTATACTTGTCAGGCTTTTTTGgatgtaaatggatgttttataAACAGCTAATACTTTACGGCTAGTTTTACTTGGAATGTGTTATTTATTGGTTAATTGGCCAACATCTGATCAAATTGCGcagtatgtggcccatgaactaaaattactttgtattaaaaaaaaaaggacagaacACAGGGAAATTCGTTGTGAAATCCAGGTTATTGTAGACATTAGAATTACATTCAGGTCAAatcattcacatttttactgTGACTGACAAACACCATAACAAGTAGACATCCAACCAACATTTCTTGCTGGATGTTGAAGGCAGaagtaattttttatttttataaaactattttacatttttgacacacacagcctcagttctgtgtttactgttttgtaCCTGTGAAAATTTGATGCGTAacttcaaaacattttcatgattGTGCAAATCTTTTTCATGTGTTCACAAAATGTCATGCACAGCTACAGATCTCTGCACAGATTCAAAACTAAAATTCATttcttcaaatattttttaacaaattcaCAGATTTGAATGCAAAATGCAAGCACACAAAACTCTTCCACACGTTTACAAGACTTatgaaaca
This genomic stretch from Epinephelus moara isolate mb chromosome 16, YSFRI_EMoa_1.0, whole genome shotgun sequence harbors:
- the LOC126403338 gene encoding uncharacterized protein LOC126403338: MPGTLPRFPTMPALLGSLPRGIDAPSLPRGITMPSLPSLPSMPRGVTIPSLPRGMSLPGAVAMSTVSQAPRRLLQDCCSVLDHQTPGERGDGRFSTDRG